In Euphorbia lathyris chromosome 9, ddEupLath1.1, whole genome shotgun sequence, the following are encoded in one genomic region:
- the LOC136207448 gene encoding probable protein S-acyltransferase 1 isoform X1 codes for MDPSKANSLRLYQLWKGNNKFLCGGRFVFGPDAGSLFLTSFLIGGPAISFCIKMVVMLETNEPHFHLPVLFGAIFLIIMAFTFLLMTSGRDPGIIPRNSHPPVECDEVSTSSMEWINSKISELKLPKTKDIIVNGHIVRVKFCDTCLLYRPPRASHCSICNNCVQKFDHHCPWVGQCIGLRNYPFFICFISSSTSLCIYVFVFSWINILRQNDNVWNLLSRDVLSVVLIVYCFISVWFVGGLTVFHFYLMCTNQTTYENFRYRYDRKENPFRKGIVYNLKDVFMKKIPAPLVNFREWVSNDEELVIDGGDSFNMGSRERFDIELGGKDGGGGGGTKLPSILANLEYNTELDNDLKRKGSGIAMFDPIFLPTSPQINDVLEGKRKQ; via the exons ATGGATCCTTCCAAGGCCAATTCCTTGAGGCTTTATCAATTATGGAAGGGTAACAAT AAATTCCTGTGCGGTGGGAGATTTGTGTTTGGTCCAGATGCAGGGTCATTATTCCTAACCTCATTCCTAATTGGAGGTCCTGCTATATCATTTTGCATAAAAATGGTGGTTATGCTAGAAACAAATGAGCCACATTTTCACCTTCCAGTTCTTTTTGGGGCAATATTCCTCATTATTATG GCCTTCACATTTCTTTTAATGACATCAGGTAGAGATCCAGGAATAATACCAAGGAATTCCCATCCACCAGTAGAATGTGATGAAGTGAGCACGTCATCAATGGAATGGATAAATAGCAAAATATCAGAGTTGAAATTACCAAAGACAAAAGATATAATAGTGAATGGTCATATTGTTAGAGTGAAGTTCTGTGACACTTGTTTATTATATCGTCCTCCAAGGGCCTCTCATTGCTCTATCTGCAACAATTGTGTTCAAAAGTTTGATCACCATTGTCCTTGGGTCGGTCAATGCATTGGATTA AGGAATTACccatttttcatatgtttcatATCGTCATCAACCTCATTGTGCATATACGTGTTTGTATTCTCGTGGATTAACATTCTCCGACAAAACGACAATGTTTGGAACCTTTTATCACGTGATGTTCTCTCAGTTGTTCTCATCGTATATTGCTTCATCTCCGTTTGGTTTGTTGGTGGCCTCACTGTTTTCCATTTTTACCTCATGTGCACCAACCAG ACGACATATGAAAATTTTCGATACCGATACGACAGAAAAGAAAACCCATTCAGAAAGGGAATAGTGTACAACTTGAAAGATGTATTCATGAAGAAAATCCCAGCTCCATTAGTGAATTTCAGAGAATGGGTATCAAATGATGAAGAATTGGTAATAGATGGTGGTGACAGTTTCAACATGGGTTCAAGAGAGAGATTTGATATAGAATTGGGAGGTAAagatggaggaggaggaggaggcacTAAACTCCCTTCTATTTTGGCTAATTTGGAATATAATACTGAACTTGACAATGATTTAAAAAGAAAAGGTTCAGGTATTGCCATGTTTGATCCTATATTTCTTCCTACTTCCCCCCAAATTAATGATGTTCTTGAAGGTAAAAGGAAACAATAG
- the LOC136207448 gene encoding probable protein S-acyltransferase 3 isoform X2, with the protein MVVMLETNEPHFHLPVLFGAIFLIIMAFTFLLMTSGRDPGIIPRNSHPPVECDEVSTSSMEWINSKISELKLPKTKDIIVNGHIVRVKFCDTCLLYRPPRASHCSICNNCVQKFDHHCPWVGQCIGLRNYPFFICFISSSTSLCIYVFVFSWINILRQNDNVWNLLSRDVLSVVLIVYCFISVWFVGGLTVFHFYLMCTNQTTYENFRYRYDRKENPFRKGIVYNLKDVFMKKIPAPLVNFREWVSNDEELVIDGGDSFNMGSRERFDIELGGKDGGGGGGTKLPSILANLEYNTELDNDLKRKGSGIAMFDPIFLPTSPQINDVLEGKRKQ; encoded by the exons ATGGTGGTTATGCTAGAAACAAATGAGCCACATTTTCACCTTCCAGTTCTTTTTGGGGCAATATTCCTCATTATTATG GCCTTCACATTTCTTTTAATGACATCAGGTAGAGATCCAGGAATAATACCAAGGAATTCCCATCCACCAGTAGAATGTGATGAAGTGAGCACGTCATCAATGGAATGGATAAATAGCAAAATATCAGAGTTGAAATTACCAAAGACAAAAGATATAATAGTGAATGGTCATATTGTTAGAGTGAAGTTCTGTGACACTTGTTTATTATATCGTCCTCCAAGGGCCTCTCATTGCTCTATCTGCAACAATTGTGTTCAAAAGTTTGATCACCATTGTCCTTGGGTCGGTCAATGCATTGGATTA AGGAATTACccatttttcatatgtttcatATCGTCATCAACCTCATTGTGCATATACGTGTTTGTATTCTCGTGGATTAACATTCTCCGACAAAACGACAATGTTTGGAACCTTTTATCACGTGATGTTCTCTCAGTTGTTCTCATCGTATATTGCTTCATCTCCGTTTGGTTTGTTGGTGGCCTCACTGTTTTCCATTTTTACCTCATGTGCACCAACCAG ACGACATATGAAAATTTTCGATACCGATACGACAGAAAAGAAAACCCATTCAGAAAGGGAATAGTGTACAACTTGAAAGATGTATTCATGAAGAAAATCCCAGCTCCATTAGTGAATTTCAGAGAATGGGTATCAAATGATGAAGAATTGGTAATAGATGGTGGTGACAGTTTCAACATGGGTTCAAGAGAGAGATTTGATATAGAATTGGGAGGTAAagatggaggaggaggaggaggcacTAAACTCCCTTCTATTTTGGCTAATTTGGAATATAATACTGAACTTGACAATGATTTAAAAAGAAAAGGTTCAGGTATTGCCATGTTTGATCCTATATTTCTTCCTACTTCCCCCCAAATTAATGATGTTCTTGAAGGTAAAAGGAAACAATAG
- the LOC136206504 gene encoding probable protein S-acyltransferase 4 yields the protein MPWKYPPKEIQLQLSFSCCCLSVQLTETIRAGSIIFSSLITLNFLFFFFISERERIPTNVGFSSLLAFPIMNSNLPSSSLSSRVVSNNNDKPKRLYQAWKGSNRFLCGGRLIFGPDVSSMFLSTLLIAGPAVAFCVKTYLKIGDKDFKHHEYWYPVLIVCAVLTLLDLAFLLLTSSRDPGIVSRSSRPPESDETLYMNTPSMEWVNGRTPHLKLPRTKDVMVNGHAVKVKYCDTCFLYRPPRASHCSICNNCVQRFDHHCPWVGQCIGIRNYRFFFMFISTATILCVYVFVFSWIHILSSKKHIWKAISGDILSDFLIIYCFIAVWFVGGLTIFHSYLICTNQTTYENFRYRYDKKENPYNRGTVNNIMEVFFTKIPPSMNKFRSFVEEDESIVATPAMPSFGDGFANSKEKIDIEMGTKNSEGSNYSLPEILRNLDYDDEDDSEDNIKPKQGEGKQYSGSFFPNDQEEKESLQFFVGKDEMRASIQGSHVYDGLKDSALSSRYSMEIGDGIRGCSQRSNAEVEVEVGKSAASSETEAEAEVTKAANSSYVEDEVRDATTNSIVVDVTENTASNDDLSFRPST from the exons ATGCCATGGAAGTATCCGCCTAAAGAAATTCAATTACAGTTGAGTTTTTCTTGTTGTTGTTTATCGGTACAACTTACAGAGACGATTCGAGCTGGTTCCATCATCTTTTCATCCCTTATTACTCTcaacttccttttctttttcttcatttcTGAGCGAGAGAGAATTCCAACAAACGTTGGATTCTCTTCTCTTCTCGCTTTTCCGATTATGAATTCCAActtaccttcttcttctttgtcttcTCGAGTCGTCTCCAACAACAACGACAAGCCTAAGCGGCTCTATCAAGCCTGGAAGGGAAGCAAT AGATTTCTTTGCGGTGGGAGATTGATATTTGGTCCTGATGTGTCATCAATGTTTCTATCCACACTTCTTATCGCCGGACCTGCAGTTGCTTTCTGTGTGAAAACCTATTTAAAGATTGGTGACAAGGACTTTAAACATCATGAATATTGGTATCCTGTCTTAATCGTGTGCGCCGTCCTCACTTTACTA GATTTAGCGTTTCTTTTATTGACCTCGAGTAGAGATCCTGGAATAGTCAGTAGAAGCTCACGGCCTCCTGAATCAGATGAAACACTTTACATGAATACACCTTCAATGGAATGGGTCAACGGTAGAACTCCCCATTTAAAACTACCCCGGACGAAAGATGTGATGGTGAATGGCCATGCGGTAAAAGTTAAATACTGCGATACTTGTTTTCTATATCGTCCTCCCCGTGCATCTCATTGTTCAATCTGCAACAACTGTGTCCAAAGGTTCGATCATCATTGTCCATGGGTTGGTCAGTGCATTGGAATA CGCAACTATCGGTTCTTCTTCATGTTTATATCGACAGCAACTATCTTGTGTGTATATGTCTTTGTGTTTTCTTGGATTCACATCCTCAGTTCAAAGAAGCATATTTGGAAAGCAATATCAGGGGATATCCTCTCCGATTTTCTCATAATCTACTGCTTCATAGCTGTATGGTTCGTCGGTGGCCTAACGATTTTCCATTCCTATTTAATTTGCACAAACCAG ACCACATATGAGAATTTCCGTTACCGATATGATAAGAAGGAGAATCCATATAATAGGGGAACGGTAAACAATATTATGGAAGTATTTTTTACCAAGATTCCACCTTCAATGAATAAGTTCCGATCATTTGTGGAagaagatgaaagtattgttgCCACACCAGCAATGCCAAGCTTTGGGGATGGTTTTGCAAACTCAAAAGAGAAAATTGACATTGAAATGGGTACTAAGAATTCTGAAGGTAGTAATTATTCCCTTCCAGAAATTCTGCGTAATTTggattatgatgatgaagatgattcagaggATAATATCAAGCCAAAGCAGGGAGAAGGAAAGCAATATTCCGGCTCATTCTTTCCCAATGACCAAGAAGAAAAAGAATCACTTCAATTTTTTGTTGGTAAAGATGAAATGAGGGCATCTATACAAGGCTCACATGTTTATGATGGACTTAAAGATTCTGCATTAAGCTCGAGATACTCTATGGAAATTGGAGATGGCATTAGAGGGTGCTCGCAAAGATCTAATGCAGAAGTTGAAGTTGAAGTTGGAAAGTCAGCAGCAAGTTCCGAAACTGAAGCTGAAGCTGAAGTAACCAAAGCTGCAAATTCTTCCTATGTTGAAGATGAAGTGAGGGATGCTACTACGAATTCTATTGTTGTAGATGTGACAGAAAATACAGCATCAAATGATGATCTTAGTTTTCGCCCATCAACATAG